One stretch of Streptomyces sp. R21 DNA includes these proteins:
- the ychF gene encoding redox-regulated ATPase YchF: MSLTIGIVGLPNVGKSTLFNALTKNDVLAANYPFATIEPNVGVVGVPDARLTKLAEIFASQKILPATVDFVDIAGIVRGASEGEGLGNKFLANIRESDAICQVIRAFKDENVVHVDGKVSPKDDIETINTELILADLQTIEKVLPRLQKESRIKKDVVPKVAAVEAAKEILEKGDTLFSVGIAQGSGKEELLHDLHLLTTKPFLYVFNVDEDELTDEEFKAEQRALVAPGEAIFLNAKLEQDLAELDEEDAMELLESVGAEEPGLATLARVGFNTLGLQTYLTAGPKESRAWTIKKGATAPEAAGVIHTDFQKGFIKAEVISFADLVETGSVAEARAKGKARMEGKEYVMQDGDVVEFRFNV, encoded by the coding sequence GTGTCGCTCACGATCGGAATCGTCGGTCTGCCCAATGTCGGCAAGTCGACCCTGTTCAACGCCCTGACCAAGAACGACGTGCTGGCGGCCAACTATCCGTTCGCCACGATCGAGCCGAACGTCGGCGTGGTCGGCGTCCCCGACGCCCGCCTCACCAAGTTGGCCGAAATCTTCGCCTCGCAGAAGATCCTTCCCGCCACCGTCGACTTCGTCGACATCGCGGGCATCGTGCGCGGCGCCTCCGAGGGCGAGGGCCTGGGCAACAAGTTCCTGGCGAACATCCGCGAGTCCGATGCGATCTGCCAGGTCATCCGCGCCTTCAAGGACGAGAACGTCGTGCACGTCGACGGCAAGGTCTCGCCGAAGGACGACATCGAGACGATCAACACCGAGCTGATCCTCGCCGACCTCCAGACCATCGAGAAGGTCCTGCCGCGCCTCCAGAAGGAGTCGCGCATCAAGAAGGACGTCGTTCCGAAGGTCGCGGCGGTCGAGGCGGCCAAGGAGATCCTGGAGAAGGGCGACACCCTCTTCTCGGTGGGCATCGCCCAGGGCTCCGGCAAGGAAGAACTCCTCCACGACCTGCACCTCCTCACCACCAAGCCGTTCCTCTACGTCTTCAACGTGGACGAGGACGAGCTGACCGACGAGGAGTTCAAGGCCGAGCAGCGCGCCCTGGTCGCCCCCGGCGAGGCGATCTTCCTCAACGCCAAGCTGGAGCAGGACCTCGCCGAGCTCGACGAGGAGGACGCCATGGAGCTGCTGGAGTCCGTCGGCGCCGAGGAGCCGGGCCTCGCCACCCTCGCCCGCGTCGGCTTCAACACCCTCGGCCTCCAGACCTACCTGACGGCCGGCCCCAAGGAATCCCGCGCCTGGACGATCAAGAAGGGCGCCACCGCCCCCGAGGCCGCCGGTGTCATCCACACCGACTTCCAGAAGGGCTTCATCAAGGCCGAGGTCATCTCCTTCGCCGACCTCGTGGAGACCGGTTCGGTCGCCGAGGCCCGCGCCAAGGGCAAGGCCCGCATGGAGGGCAAGGAGTATGTGATGCAGGACGGGGACGTCGTCGAGTTCCGGTTCAACGTCTGA
- a CDS encoding DUF6542 domain-containing protein — translation MPNPRLTGLGSGLFCGAVMFVLGCLDQLLFGASLTAYGVLFLPVCALAGLWVRRADLVTAPVVVPIAFAFGLLPVADGGGGLGGRAMGLVTALATQAGWLYGGTLVTGLLVTVRKVRLMSRRADRRRAQQVAEPPRRRPL, via the coding sequence ATGCCGAATCCGCGGCTGACCGGGCTGGGCAGCGGACTCTTCTGCGGGGCGGTGATGTTCGTGCTCGGCTGCCTCGACCAGCTGCTGTTCGGGGCGTCGCTCACCGCGTACGGGGTGCTGTTCCTGCCGGTCTGCGCGCTGGCCGGCCTCTGGGTGCGACGCGCGGACCTCGTGACGGCGCCGGTCGTCGTCCCGATCGCCTTCGCCTTCGGGCTGCTGCCCGTCGCCGACGGGGGCGGCGGGCTAGGGGGCCGCGCGATGGGCCTGGTCACCGCGCTCGCCACGCAGGCCGGCTGGCTGTACGGCGGAACACTGGTCACCGGGCTCCTCGTGACCGTGCGCAAGGTGCGGCTGATGAGCCGCCGGGCGGACCGGCGCCGGGCGCAGCAGGTCGCCGAGCCACCGCGGCGACGCCCGCTCTGA
- the ppgK gene encoding polyphosphate--glucose phosphotransferase, translating into MQIFGVDIGGSGIKGAPVDLDRGDLAEERFKVLTPHPATPDAVADGVKEVIGHFGWAGPVGITFPGVVTGGSTIRTAANVDKGWIDTDARALLSERLGGLPVTVLNDADAAGVAEMQFGAGQGRKGTVLLLTFGTGIGSALFLDGELVPNTELGHLELHGHDAETRASTKAKDDHELTWEHWARRVTKYLAHVEMLFSPELFIIGGGVSRKSQKFLPLIEGIKAEIVPAQLQNNAGIVGAAMRAARKA; encoded by the coding sequence ATGCAGATCTTCGGTGTGGACATCGGCGGATCCGGGATCAAGGGCGCCCCTGTGGACCTGGACCGCGGCGACCTGGCGGAGGAGCGCTTCAAGGTGCTCACTCCGCACCCGGCGACCCCGGACGCGGTGGCCGACGGCGTGAAGGAGGTCATCGGCCACTTCGGCTGGGCCGGCCCGGTCGGCATCACGTTCCCCGGAGTGGTCACCGGCGGCTCCACCATTCGTACGGCCGCCAACGTCGACAAGGGCTGGATCGACACCGACGCGCGTGCCCTGCTGAGCGAGCGGCTCGGCGGGCTCCCGGTGACGGTGCTCAACGACGCGGACGCGGCGGGCGTGGCCGAGATGCAGTTCGGCGCCGGCCAGGGCCGCAAGGGCACGGTCCTGCTGCTCACCTTCGGCACGGGCATCGGCAGCGCCCTCTTCCTCGACGGCGAGCTGGTCCCCAACACGGAGCTGGGCCACCTGGAGCTGCACGGCCACGACGCGGAGACCCGTGCCTCCACCAAGGCCAAGGACGACCACGAGCTGACCTGGGAGCACTGGGCGCGCCGCGTCACGAAGTATCTCGCCCACGTCGAGATGCTCTTCTCCCCGGAGCTCTTCATCATCGGCGGCGGCGTCAGCCGCAAGTCCCAGAAGTTCCTGCCGCTGATCGAGGGCATCAAGGCGGAGATCGTCCCGGCCCAGCTGCAGAACAACGCGGGGATCGTGGGGGCGGCGATGCGGGCGGCGCGGAAGGCGTAG
- a CDS encoding 4-hydroxy-3-methylbut-2-enyl diphosphate reductase, with protein sequence MDRMTASPGRRVLLAAPRGYCAGVDRAVIAVEKALEQYGAPIYVRHEIVHNKYVVQTLEKKGAIFVERTEEVPEGSIVMFSAHGVAPVVHDEAAAGKLATIDATCPLVTKVHKEAVRFANEDFDILLIGHEGHEEVIGTSGEAPDHITLVDGPEDVAKVEVRDPSKVVWLSQTTLSVDETMETVDALKEKFPQLISPPSDDICYATQNRQVAVKKLAEDAELVIVVGSKNSSNSIRMVEVALDAGAPAAHLVDFAAEIDEAWLEGVTTVGLTSGASVPDVLVDGVLEWLAERGYGDVETVKTAEESITFSLPKELRRDLRAEAAALVAERTGAAPSGA encoded by the coding sequence ATGGATCGCATGACTGCTTCGCCTGGCCGCCGTGTCCTGCTCGCCGCCCCCCGTGGCTACTGCGCGGGTGTGGACCGCGCCGTGATCGCCGTCGAGAAAGCCCTGGAGCAGTACGGGGCCCCGATCTATGTCCGCCACGAGATCGTCCACAACAAGTACGTCGTGCAGACCCTGGAGAAGAAGGGCGCCATCTTCGTCGAGCGGACGGAGGAGGTCCCCGAGGGGTCCATCGTGATGTTCTCGGCGCACGGCGTCGCGCCCGTCGTCCACGACGAGGCCGCCGCCGGGAAGCTCGCCACCATCGACGCGACCTGCCCGCTGGTCACCAAGGTCCACAAGGAAGCCGTCCGCTTCGCGAACGAGGACTTCGACATCCTGCTCATCGGCCACGAAGGCCACGAGGAGGTCATCGGCACCTCCGGCGAGGCACCCGACCACATCACGCTGGTCGACGGCCCCGAGGACGTCGCCAAGGTCGAGGTCCGCGACCCCTCCAAGGTCGTCTGGCTCTCCCAGACCACGCTGTCGGTCGACGAGACCATGGAGACGGTCGACGCCCTGAAGGAGAAGTTCCCCCAGCTCATCTCCCCGCCCAGCGACGACATCTGCTACGCCACGCAGAACCGCCAGGTCGCCGTGAAGAAGCTCGCCGAGGACGCCGAGCTGGTCATCGTGGTCGGCTCCAAGAACTCCTCGAACTCGATCCGCATGGTCGAGGTCGCCCTGGACGCGGGCGCCCCCGCCGCCCACCTGGTGGACTTCGCGGCCGAGATCGACGAGGCCTGGCTGGAGGGCGTCACCACGGTCGGCCTGACCTCCGGCGCCTCCGTCCCGGACGTCCTCGTCGACGGCGTACTGGAATGGCTGGCCGAGCGCGGTTACGGCGACGTCGAGACGGTGAAGACGGCCGAGGAGTCCATCACCTTCTCGCTGCCCAAGGAACTCCGCCGCGACCTGCGCGCGGAGGCGGCGGCCCTGGTGGCCGAGCGCACGGGGGCGGCACCCTCCGGAGCGTGA
- a CDS encoding APC family permease: MSETETATGTADESGAERGLRRSLGFRDLVVYGLLFIAPMAPVGVFGTLDAKSHGAVALVYVVATVAMAFTAFSYAQMVRVVPQAGSVFAYARVALGREAGFVAGWMAMLDYLLIPAVAYLFSGIAMNSLVPGVSRWVWTALAVVVTTVLNLWGVRMAARVGFLVLAMEIVVLVVFVVSAVVVLARDGAERGWLSPLSGDGSQGAFALSAVIAAVSVAVLSYLGFDAIASFAEEVTGGSEKVARAVLFCLALAGVLFVAQTYLIALLEPLSSARLAAEPVRQGSAFYDAVDTSVGGWLHDLVAVSKAIGAAFAALAGQAAAGRLVFAMARDRRLPRALSRTDSGVPRAALLTAAVITLVAAVWAARRDDGMDHLVSVVDIGALTAFTLLHASVVGWFAVRRRGGPVVWWRHVLVPVLGAAITVAVIVEASGTAQVVGAIWFAVGVGVLVVQRGRPAPPVSA; encoded by the coding sequence ATGTCCGAGACGGAGACCGCCACCGGTACGGCAGACGAGTCCGGGGCGGAACGCGGACTGCGGCGCAGCCTCGGCTTCCGGGACCTGGTCGTCTACGGGCTGCTGTTCATCGCGCCGATGGCGCCGGTCGGCGTTTTCGGGACGCTGGACGCCAAGTCGCACGGGGCGGTGGCGCTGGTCTACGTCGTCGCCACGGTGGCCATGGCGTTCACCGCATTCAGCTACGCGCAGATGGTCCGTGTGGTCCCGCAGGCCGGCTCGGTGTTCGCCTACGCGCGCGTGGCGCTCGGCAGGGAGGCCGGATTCGTCGCCGGATGGATGGCGATGCTCGACTACCTCCTCATCCCGGCGGTGGCGTACCTCTTCTCCGGGATCGCGATGAACTCCCTGGTCCCGGGCGTCTCGCGGTGGGTGTGGACGGCGCTCGCGGTGGTCGTCACGACGGTGCTGAACCTGTGGGGCGTGCGGATGGCCGCTCGGGTGGGCTTCCTGGTGCTCGCGATGGAGATCGTCGTCCTGGTGGTCTTCGTCGTGTCGGCGGTCGTGGTGCTCGCGCGCGACGGGGCCGAGCGCGGCTGGCTGTCGCCCCTGTCGGGGGACGGCTCGCAGGGGGCGTTCGCCCTGTCGGCGGTCATCGCCGCGGTCTCGGTCGCCGTGCTGTCGTATCTGGGCTTCGACGCGATCGCCTCGTTCGCGGAGGAGGTCACCGGCGGCTCGGAGAAGGTGGCGCGGGCGGTGCTGTTCTGCCTGGCGCTGGCCGGTGTGCTGTTCGTGGCCCAGACGTATCTGATCGCCCTTCTGGAGCCGCTGTCGTCGGCGCGGCTCGCCGCCGAGCCGGTCAGGCAGGGGTCGGCGTTCTACGACGCGGTGGACACCTCCGTCGGCGGCTGGCTGCACGATCTGGTGGCCGTCAGCAAGGCGATCGGCGCGGCCTTCGCGGCGCTCGCCGGACAGGCCGCGGCCGGGCGCCTCGTCTTCGCGATGGCCCGCGACCGGCGGCTGCCGCGTGCGCTGTCGAGGACCGACTCCGGGGTGCCGCGGGCCGCGCTGCTGACGGCGGCGGTGATCACGCTGGTCGCCGCGGTGTGGGCGGCGCGGCGCGACGACGGCATGGACCACCTGGTGTCGGTGGTCGACATCGGCGCGCTGACGGCCTTCACGCTGCTGCACGCGAGCGTGGTGGGGTGGTTCGCCGTACGGCGCCGGGGTGGGCCGGTGGTGTGGTGGCGGCACGTCCTCGTCCCGGTCCTCGGCGCCGCGATCACCGTCGCCGTGATCGTGGAGGCCTCGGGCACGGCCCAGGTGGTGGGCGCGATCTGGTTCGCGGTGGGGGTGGGGGTGCTGGTTGTCCAGCGGGGGCGACCGGCACCCCCCGTCTCGGCCTGA
- the xseA gene encoding exodeoxyribonuclease VII large subunit encodes MALNTSADAPLPVGEVSRLIGGWIDRLGAVWVEGQITQLSRRPGAGVVFLTLRDPSYDISVSVTCYRQVFDAVADVVSEGARVVVLAKPEWYAPRGQLSLRAAEIKPVGVGELLARLEQLKKSLAAEGLFAPERKKPLPFLPQLIGLVCGRASAAERDVLENARHRWPAVRFEVRNVAVQGVHAVPQVVQAVKELDALDEVDVIVVARGGGSVEDLLPFSDEQLVRAVAACRTPVVSAIGHEPDNPLLDHVADLRASTPTDAAKKVVPDVGEEFERVRFLRDRARRSVGAFIDREERGLAHALARPSIEDPHRMVDERADHVASLLGRGRRTLGHLLDRADSELTHTHARVVALSPAATLQRGYAVLQKADGHVVRDPAEVAPDEPLRARVAEGEFTVRADA; translated from the coding sequence ATGGCTCTCAACACGTCCGCGGACGCCCCGCTGCCCGTCGGTGAGGTGTCGCGGCTCATCGGGGGATGGATCGACCGGCTCGGCGCGGTGTGGGTCGAGGGGCAGATCACCCAGTTGTCACGGCGTCCGGGCGCGGGCGTCGTGTTCCTGACGCTGCGCGACCCGTCGTACGACATCTCCGTGAGCGTGACCTGCTACCGGCAGGTGTTCGACGCGGTGGCCGACGTGGTGAGCGAGGGCGCCCGGGTCGTCGTCCTCGCGAAGCCGGAGTGGTATGCGCCGCGGGGGCAGCTGTCACTGCGGGCCGCCGAGATAAAGCCGGTGGGTGTGGGTGAACTGCTCGCCCGGCTGGAGCAGTTGAAGAAGTCGCTGGCCGCCGAGGGACTGTTCGCGCCCGAGCGCAAGAAGCCGCTGCCCTTCCTGCCGCAGCTCATCGGGCTGGTCTGCGGGCGCGCGTCCGCGGCCGAGCGGGACGTGCTGGAGAACGCCCGGCACCGCTGGCCCGCAGTCCGCTTCGAGGTGCGCAACGTCGCCGTGCAGGGTGTGCACGCGGTGCCGCAGGTCGTGCAGGCGGTGAAGGAGCTGGACGCGCTCGACGAGGTCGACGTGATCGTCGTCGCGCGCGGCGGCGGCAGCGTGGAGGACCTGCTGCCGTTCTCCGACGAGCAGCTCGTCCGGGCCGTGGCGGCGTGCCGTACGCCCGTCGTGTCGGCCATCGGGCACGAGCCCGACAACCCGCTGCTCGACCATGTGGCGGACCTGCGGGCGTCCACGCCGACCGACGCCGCCAAGAAGGTCGTGCCGGACGTCGGCGAGGAGTTCGAGCGGGTGCGGTTCCTGCGGGACCGGGCGCGGCGGAGCGTCGGGGCCTTCATCGACCGCGAGGAGCGCGGTCTCGCGCACGCGCTGGCCCGCCCCTCGATAGAGGATCCGCACCGGATGGTCGACGAGCGCGCGGACCATGTCGCGTCCCTCCTGGGCCGCGGTCGGCGCACCCTCGGGCACCTGCTCGACCGCGCCGACTCCGAGCTGACGCACACCCACGCGCGCGTGGTGGCCCTCTCTCCCGCGGCGACCCTCCAGCGGGGTTACGCGGTGCTCCAGAAGGCCGACGGTCACGTGGTCCGGGATCCGGCCGAGGTGGCACCGGACGAGCCGCTCAGGGCGCGGGTCGCCGAGGGTGAATTCACTGTACGAGCAGATGCATAG
- a CDS encoding exodeoxyribonuclease VII small subunit, with translation MTSKVDEALGYEQARDELIEVVRRLEAGGTTLEESLALWERGEELAKVCRRWLEGARARLDAALAEEEPEGEEDDSE, from the coding sequence ATGACCAGCAAGGTGGACGAGGCGCTCGGGTACGAGCAGGCGCGGGACGAGCTGATCGAGGTCGTACGCCGGCTGGAGGCGGGCGGCACGACCCTCGAGGAGTCCCTCGCCCTCTGGGAGCGCGGCGAGGAACTGGCGAAGGTGTGCCGTCGCTGGCTGGAGGGCGCGCGGGCGCGGCTCGACGCGGCGCTGGCGGAGGAGGAGCCGGAGGGCGAGGAGGACGACTCCGAGTAG
- a CDS encoding malonic semialdehyde reductase has protein sequence MSLVLDPAAQDLLFREARTANTFTDEPVTEEQVQAIYDLVKYGPTAFNQSPLRITLVRSAEARERLVQHMAEGNQPKTATAPLVAILSADNEFHEELPALFPHFPQAKDMFFAERPAREGAAALNAALQAAYFIIGVRAAGLAAGPMTGLDFAGVQKEFLDGDHTPLMVINIGKPGEDAWFPRSPRLDFDQVVTTV, from the coding sequence ATGTCTCTCGTTCTTGACCCCGCCGCCCAGGACCTGCTCTTCCGCGAGGCCCGCACCGCGAACACGTTCACCGACGAGCCGGTGACCGAGGAGCAGGTGCAGGCGATCTACGACCTGGTCAAGTACGGCCCGACGGCCTTCAACCAGTCCCCGCTGCGCATCACCCTGGTCCGCTCGGCCGAGGCCCGCGAGCGCCTGGTCCAGCACATGGCCGAGGGCAACCAGCCGAAGACGGCCACCGCCCCGCTGGTCGCGATCCTCTCCGCGGACAACGAGTTCCACGAGGAGCTCCCGGCGCTCTTCCCGCACTTCCCGCAGGCCAAGGACATGTTCTTCGCCGAGCGCCCGGCCCGTGAGGGTGCCGCCGCCCTGAACGCCGCGCTCCAGGCCGCGTACTTCATCATCGGCGTCCGCGCCGCCGGCCTCGCCGCCGGCCCGATGACCGGCCTCGACTTCGCCGGCGTCCAGAAGGAGTTCCTGGACGGCGACCACACCCCGCTGATGGTCATCAACATCGGCAAGCCGGGCGAGGACGCCTGGTTCCCGCGCTCCCCGCGCCTGGACTTCGACCAGGTCGTCACCACGGTCTGA
- a CDS encoding DUF4245 domain-containing protein, giving the protein MAGTKGKQSVRNMILSLGVITLMASVIYLFIPHGEGGTPDVKRVDYRVELLTARRAAPYPVAAPEGLPKTWKATSVRYDGSAFDAWHLGFHAPDGEYVAIEQSTQKPAVFIDTASGGARETKATERIGDRTWQRYEGGRYDALVLKAKGSTTVVAGTGSFAQLAKMAQSLKAESTKTT; this is encoded by the coding sequence GTGGCAGGTACGAAAGGCAAGCAGAGCGTCCGGAACATGATTCTCTCCCTGGGCGTGATCACGCTCATGGCGAGCGTCATCTACCTCTTCATTCCGCACGGTGAGGGCGGGACGCCCGACGTCAAGCGTGTCGACTACCGCGTCGAACTGCTCACGGCGCGCCGCGCGGCTCCCTATCCCGTGGCGGCACCCGAGGGCCTGCCCAAGACGTGGAAGGCGACCTCGGTGCGGTATGACGGCTCCGCGTTCGACGCGTGGCACCTGGGCTTCCATGCTCCCGACGGCGAGTACGTCGCGATAGAGCAGTCCACGCAGAAGCCGGCCGTGTTCATCGACACGGCCAGCGGGGGCGCCAGGGAGACGAAGGCCACCGAGCGGATCGGCGACCGGACGTGGCAGCGCTACGAGGGCGGCCGGTACGACGCCCTCGTCCTGAAGGCCAAGGGCTCGACCACGGTGGTGGCGGGCACGGGCTCGTTCGCGCAGCTGGCGAAGATGGCGCAGTCGCTGAAGGCGGAGTCCACGAAGACGACGTGA
- the glpX gene encoding class II fructose-bisphosphatase gives MTEHHQLPSELEVSPEAPDRNLALELVRVTEAAAMAAGRWVGRGDKNGADGAAVRAMRTLVSTVSMNGVVVIGEGEKDEAPMLFNGERVGDGTGAECDIAVDPIDGTTLTAKGMTNAIAVLAAADRGTMFDPSAVFYMDKLVTGPEAADFVDINAPVAVNIRRVAKAKKSSPEDVTVVILDRPRHEGIIKEIRETGARIKLISDGDVAGSILALREGTGIDLLLGIGGTPEGIISACAVKCLGGTIQGKLWPKDDAERQHAIDAGHDLDRVLYTDDLVSGENVFFVATGITDGELLRGVRYRAETATTDSIVMRSKSGTVRQITSEHRLSKLRAYSAIDFDRAK, from the coding sequence ATGACCGAGCATCATCAGCTGCCGTCCGAACTTGAGGTCTCCCCCGAGGCCCCCGACCGCAACCTCGCCCTGGAACTCGTCCGCGTCACCGAGGCCGCCGCCATGGCCGCGGGCCGCTGGGTGGGCCGCGGGGACAAGAACGGCGCCGACGGCGCCGCCGTACGGGCCATGCGGACCCTCGTCTCCACCGTCTCGATGAACGGCGTCGTCGTCATCGGTGAGGGTGAGAAGGACGAGGCCCCGATGCTCTTCAACGGAGAGCGCGTCGGTGACGGGACCGGTGCCGAGTGCGACATCGCCGTCGACCCGATCGACGGCACCACGCTCACCGCGAAGGGCATGACGAACGCGATCGCCGTGCTCGCGGCCGCCGACCGCGGCACCATGTTCGACCCGTCCGCCGTCTTCTACATGGACAAGCTGGTCACCGGCCCGGAGGCCGCGGACTTCGTCGACATCAACGCGCCCGTCGCGGTGAACATCCGCAGGGTCGCCAAGGCCAAGAAGTCCTCGCCCGAGGACGTCACGGTCGTCATCCTCGACCGGCCGCGCCACGAGGGGATCATCAAGGAGATCCGCGAGACCGGCGCCCGTATCAAGCTGATCTCCGACGGCGACGTCGCGGGTTCCATCCTGGCGCTGCGCGAGGGCACGGGCATCGACCTGCTGCTCGGCATCGGCGGTACGCCCGAGGGCATCATCTCGGCCTGCGCCGTGAAGTGTCTGGGCGGAACCATCCAGGGCAAGCTGTGGCCCAAGGACGACGCGGAGCGCCAGCACGCGATCGACGCGGGCCACGACCTCGACCGCGTGCTCTACACGGACGACCTGGTCTCCGGCGAGAACGTGTTCTTCGTCGCGACCGGCATCACGGACGGCGAGCTGCTGCGCGGGGTGCGCTACCGCGCCGAGACCGCCACGACCGACTCGATCGTGATGCGCTCCAAGTCGGGCACGGTGCGCCAGATCACCTCGGAGCACCGGCTGAGCAAGCTGCGCGCGTACAGCGCGATCGACTTCGACCGCGCCAAGTAG
- a CDS encoding WhiB family transcriptional regulator, translating to MLQPPHQSLQVAAVPAQRAPVRDRDQEAPWHTEAVCRRDEAGLFFAPSKEPTAARLSREEAAKRVCARCPVMVECREHALLQPEPYGVWGGLTAAERRVVLARRRRRDLELQKAARTTGQIAAAG from the coding sequence GTGCTGCAACCGCCGCATCAGTCCCTGCAGGTAGCTGCCGTTCCGGCCCAGCGGGCGCCAGTGCGGGACAGGGATCAGGAAGCGCCATGGCACACGGAGGCCGTGTGCCGACGCGACGAGGCCGGCCTGTTCTTCGCCCCTTCGAAGGAGCCCACCGCGGCCCGCCTCTCCCGCGAGGAGGCGGCGAAGCGGGTCTGTGCCCGCTGCCCGGTGATGGTCGAGTGCCGCGAACACGCGCTGCTGCAACCCGAGCCGTACGGAGTGTGGGGCGGTCTCACCGCCGCCGAGCGCCGCGTCGTGCTCGCCCGTCGGCGCCGCCGCGACCTGGAGCTGCAGAAGGCCGCCCGCACCACCGGCCAGATAGCAGCGGCCGGATAG
- a CDS encoding DUF1707 domain-containing protein, giving the protein MRCSDADRDRIADILRDALAEGRLTAEEHSERVEGVLAAKTVGELEPFVRDLPAAHTGRATPEYGAVPNRPTPGAIPVEADENVVAVFSTAMRKGRWRAGRRIHAYAVFGSVEIDLSEAIFEYQQVVIKAISVFGNVEVRVPENVSLRGSGGGVLGNFEVDTLDSGDPEAPVVYVDGLAVLGNVEAKPKRGKLVADILDRVADRVDRSLRKHLDR; this is encoded by the coding sequence CTGCGCTGCTCCGACGCCGACCGCGACCGCATCGCGGACATCCTGCGTGACGCTCTCGCCGAGGGCCGGCTCACCGCGGAGGAGCACTCCGAGCGGGTCGAGGGCGTGCTGGCCGCCAAGACCGTGGGCGAGCTGGAGCCGTTCGTACGGGATCTGCCCGCCGCCCACACCGGCCGCGCGACCCCCGAGTACGGGGCCGTGCCCAACCGCCCCACCCCGGGCGCGATCCCCGTCGAGGCCGACGAGAACGTGGTGGCGGTGTTCAGCACGGCGATGCGCAAGGGCCGCTGGCGTGCCGGCCGCCGCATCCACGCGTACGCCGTGTTCGGCAGCGTCGAGATAGACCTCAGCGAGGCGATCTTCGAGTACCAGCAGGTCGTCATCAAGGCGATCTCGGTCTTCGGCAACGTCGAGGTGCGCGTCCCGGAGAACGTCTCGCTGCGCGGCAGCGGCGGCGGTGTCCTCGGCAACTTCGAGGTGGACACGCTGGACTCGGGCGACCCCGAGGCACCTGTGGTGTACGTGGACGGACTGGCCGTCCTCGGCAACGTCGAGGCGAAGCCCAAGCGGGGCAAGCTCGTCGCGGACATCCTCGACCGTGTCGCGGACCGCGTGGACCGGAGTTTGCGCAAGCACCTGGACCGTTGA